One Solanum lycopersicum chromosome 2, SLM_r2.1 genomic region harbors:
- the LOC101256151 gene encoding uncharacterized protein — protein MVRLSVTKNGANLATIFMVGMIAASISMMAIVIFACAKSSTKRKNKNNSYSRGDGGDDNKAQKTRAKEEMLVSTIEIATTIVDIPSTFDVCDNNNDGAKDTRCHDGDTMKNEVSIDRNDNNYVSGDNNNNNMGTSHTHDVSTNSTSGGGGGHHHGDTSGNTGGGWSNDHGGASWSGGDHGGGGFSGGGDTGGFSGGGW, from the coding sequence ATGGTTAGGCTTTCTGTTACAAAAAATGGTGCAAACCTTGCAACAATATTCATGGTTGGCATGATAGCTGCATCGATCTCGATGATGGCGATCGTTATATTTGCGTGTGCAAAATCCTCCACGAAAcgtaagaataagaataattcaTATAGTCGtggtgatggtggtgatgataATAAAGCACAAAAAACTCGTGCAAAAGAAGAAATGTTAGTTAGCACTATCGAAATTGCAACAACTATCGTGGATATTCCATCTACTTTTGATGTTTgcgataataataatgatggtGCGAAAGATACTCGATGTCATGATGGCGatacaatgaaaaatgaagttaGTATTGATCGTAACGATAATAATTATGTTAGCggtgacaataataataataatatgggtACAAGTCATACTCATGATGTTAGCACAAATAGTACTAGTGGTGGAGGTGGTGGTCATCATCATGGTGATACAAGTGGGAATACTGGTGGTGGTTGGAGCAATGATCACGGTGGTGCTAGTTGGAGTGGCGGCGATCACGGTGGTGGCGGTTTTAGTGGTGGTGGTGATACTGGTGGTTTTAGTGGTGGAGGTTGGTGA